A section of the Leptospira kobayashii genome encodes:
- a CDS encoding SDR family oxidoreductase, with protein sequence MKFQTNPFWKDKVVWITGASSGIGEALVHSLKNSGAKIILSARRKEELNRVRNESGWEEKDSLIIPLDLENYNILKDLPVLVIQKFGRIDILINNGGISQRSLAHETTLSTYQSLMDINFFGNIALSLAVLPYFRNKKEGHIVSIGSIAGKFGVPFRTGYSSSKFALTGFYEALRAENINENLKVTLIYPGFIKTKISENAVSGDGSKHGKIDPGIKEGIDVQTCANQILSAIISGKLESVIASRKEKFAIFLHQNFPRIFAKVIAKAKVV encoded by the coding sequence ATGAAATTTCAAACAAATCCTTTTTGGAAAGACAAAGTGGTTTGGATCACCGGCGCCTCATCAGGAATCGGTGAGGCATTGGTACATTCGTTAAAAAATTCGGGAGCAAAAATAATTCTTTCCGCCAGACGAAAGGAGGAATTAAATCGGGTGAGAAATGAGTCAGGATGGGAAGAAAAAGACTCATTGATTATTCCACTAGATTTAGAAAATTACAATATACTGAAAGACTTACCTGTTTTGGTAATTCAAAAATTTGGACGAATTGATATTCTGATCAATAATGGAGGAATTAGTCAAAGGTCTCTTGCACATGAAACTACTTTATCCACCTACCAATCGCTAATGGATATTAACTTTTTTGGAAATATAGCTTTATCATTGGCTGTTCTACCGTATTTTCGAAATAAAAAAGAAGGTCATATCGTAAGTATTGGAAGTATTGCAGGAAAGTTCGGTGTTCCGTTTCGAACGGGTTACTCTTCATCCAAATTTGCTTTAACTGGTTTTTATGAAGCCCTCAGAGCTGAAAACATAAATGAAAATCTGAAAGTGACATTGATTTACCCTGGATTTATAAAAACAAAAATTTCAGAAAACGCTGTTTCGGGAGATGGTTCCAAACATGGAAAAATTGATCCAGGGATCAAGGAAGGGATCGACGTTCAAACTTGCGCCAATCAAATCCTTTCTGCTATAATTTCAGGTAAACTTGAATCTGTGATTGCGAGTCGCAAGGAGAAGTTTGCAATCTTTTTGCATCAAAATTTCCCCAGAATATTTGCCAAGGTGATTGCAAAAGCAAAAGTCGTATGA
- a CDS encoding fumarylacetoacetate hydrolase family protein, with protein sequence MAKNYIRFEKDHKIDWAKLEFGKAFPLGAGDLNTREFLEFIKAKPVIQNNPIYQAQELQILSPITAPCQIICQGANYRQHLIESGLDPDDKTYNLFFTKSDASLSSPIGDVIRPKQVQLLDYEIELGLVFGKTINNSLEIHSGNISEYVSALFMANDISARDIQLPQLQWYKGKSYRSFLPAGPVLAILEEGDFSLLESLELTLLVNDRVRQHDTISSLVFSPAESIQELSRFCNINPGDVLLTGTPSGCALRAPGKFLQKIAALLPEKKKWELFIKGQLKRSDYLQPGDKIHSSIRTADRRIDLGDQVLQVVQES encoded by the coding sequence ATGGCCAAGAATTATATACGTTTTGAAAAGGATCATAAAATCGATTGGGCTAAATTGGAATTTGGAAAAGCATTTCCCTTGGGAGCAGGAGATTTAAACACACGTGAATTTTTAGAATTCATAAAGGCAAAACCTGTCATTCAAAATAACCCTATTTACCAAGCCCAAGAACTTCAGATCCTCTCGCCAATCACAGCACCTTGTCAAATTATCTGCCAAGGTGCAAATTACAGACAGCATTTGATTGAATCTGGATTGGATCCTGACGATAAAACATATAATTTATTTTTCACAAAATCGGATGCTTCTCTTTCCTCACCAATAGGAGATGTAATTCGTCCAAAGCAGGTTCAACTATTGGATTACGAAATTGAACTGGGGTTAGTCTTTGGGAAAACAATCAATAACTCTTTAGAGATTCATTCTGGGAATATATCCGAATATGTATCTGCGTTGTTTATGGCTAATGATATCTCGGCAAGGGACATACAACTTCCACAATTACAATGGTACAAAGGAAAATCATATCGTAGTTTTTTACCCGCTGGGCCAGTCCTTGCTATTTTGGAGGAAGGGGATTTTTCTCTTTTGGAAAGTTTGGAACTTACCTTACTCGTAAACGATAGAGTCAGACAACATGATACTATTTCAAGTTTGGTTTTTTCACCAGCTGAATCCATCCAAGAGTTATCTCGTTTTTGTAATATAAATCCGGGGGATGTTCTTCTTACGGGAACTCCTTCTGGTTGCGCACTCCGTGCGCCTGGGAAATTTTTGCAAAAAATTGCTGCACTTCTACCGGAAAAAAAGAAATGGGAATTATTCATCAAAGGGCAATTGAAAAGGTCAGATTACCTACAACCTGGAGATAAAATTCATTCTTCCATCAGGACTGCAGATCGTAGAATTGATTTAGGAGATCAGGTTTTACAGGTGGTTCAAGAATCATGA
- a CDS encoding VOC family protein, translating into MKKNRPPSRCPVQADNPLSKAKDIAYIRLGRRNLKSSSSYYLDFGLSLLEKTEERILFHGHGSNFPCWSIEKNKRDVLLGLGFYISSKEEFERLKGLEGAKFFPSGRFGDFPFVNITDPSGLSVDAVFTEVFEELKSPEISLQKFWNAPGKTERVNFPHPSQSGPAKVIRLGHAVLLKQEFLKNAQWYCDTFGFIPSDIQILSGSKEPVIVFLRCDLGDKPTDHHTIVIASGIDDRLEHCAFELEDLDEVAKGREWLLGRGWKSAWGIGRHLLGSQIFDYQRDPTGMLVEHYSDGDKFDDTVPVGYHWINRKSLYQWGEDMPENFLDLTLSFHKLKELLKGIFSGKEIRMDTLLALKKTMKISPRNWIKY; encoded by the coding sequence ATGAAAAAAAATAGACCCCCTTCCCGATGTCCTGTGCAAGCTGATAATCCTTTGAGTAAAGCAAAAGATATCGCATACATTCGATTGGGCAGAAGAAACCTAAAATCTTCTTCCAGCTACTACCTTGATTTTGGACTTTCTTTGTTAGAAAAAACAGAAGAAAGAATTTTGTTCCATGGTCATGGTTCAAATTTTCCTTGTTGGTCTATTGAAAAAAATAAGCGAGATGTTTTGCTTGGATTGGGTTTTTATATTTCTTCAAAGGAGGAATTCGAACGACTCAAAGGATTAGAAGGTGCAAAGTTTTTTCCATCGGGTAGATTTGGAGATTTTCCGTTTGTAAATATAACCGATCCGTCCGGTCTTTCTGTGGATGCAGTCTTCACTGAAGTTTTTGAAGAACTAAAGAGCCCGGAAATATCTCTACAAAAGTTTTGGAACGCGCCTGGCAAAACAGAAAGAGTTAATTTTCCACACCCTTCCCAGTCAGGTCCAGCAAAAGTAATTCGTTTGGGACATGCCGTTTTACTAAAGCAGGAATTTTTAAAAAATGCACAATGGTATTGCGATACGTTCGGCTTTATTCCTTCAGACATTCAAATTCTCTCCGGATCTAAAGAACCTGTAATCGTTTTTCTACGATGTGATTTAGGAGACAAACCGACCGACCACCACACAATTGTTATTGCTTCCGGAATTGATGATCGATTGGAACATTGCGCATTTGAACTTGAAGATTTAGATGAAGTTGCCAAAGGGAGAGAATGGTTGCTTGGAAGAGGTTGGAAATCTGCATGGGGGATTGGAAGGCATCTCTTAGGAAGTCAGATTTTTGATTATCAGAGAGATCCTACAGGTATGCTCGTAGAACATTACTCAGACGGAGATAAATTTGATGATACGGTTCCAGTAGGGTATCATTGGATCAATCGCAAAAGTTTGTACCAATGGGGGGAAGACATGCCTGAAAACTTTTTAGATTTAACGTTATCCTTTCATAAACTAAAGGAATTGCTAAAAGGAATTTTTTCTGGAAAAGAAATTAGAATGGATACTTTACTTGCACTCAAAAAAACGATGAAAATTTCCCCCAGAAATTGGATTAAATATTAA
- a CDS encoding FAD-dependent monooxygenase, with amino-acid sequence MENKFNQNNPQTPNVVIVGAGPVGVLTANLLGLQGIPVILIDRNPDILEIPRAISLDQDALRILQAAGFGEEISKCMPSISSIEMISPFSGTFAKINSAGSFDGHPRLVSIYQPELERILRNGLKRFPHVCLWSECTYSSHIETDSKVIINISYNGADCKVTTGYLLGCDGAHSQVREKQGWSLKGSSYKEDWLILDVAKIPKTLDKVEFICDPKRPVAHVPGPHGSQRWEFLLRNGERREDMEKPSKVRELMKPWGDVSSMEVQRIAVYRFQAKVVDCMGNGRVFLLGDAAHLTPPFAGQGLVSGLRDSFNLSWKIAAVLKKTASSKILSSYHIERKPHAMKTIRLAVLLGSVIMTRSKLKAIFRDIVFKLLYYTPLKRYLLDLRIRPKNSFSNGLFLKKSTLSKSNLTPGSIFPQTPVKLNDGSWKLSDDILEPALYLVGFGKHPSFVLSSDSLSLWNQVGGKILYISTQQSAFESESMIPDAEDVTSTFFSAFGGMERFAIVRPDRIVVSVFSSENANEAILNFSKIYSGSKL; translated from the coding sequence ATGGAAAATAAATTCAATCAAAACAATCCTCAAACACCGAACGTGGTAATCGTTGGTGCAGGTCCTGTGGGCGTGCTGACTGCCAATCTGTTAGGTTTACAAGGGATTCCTGTCATTTTGATAGATAGGAATCCGGATATCTTGGAAATACCCAGAGCCATTTCGTTGGATCAAGACGCATTGCGAATTTTACAGGCTGCTGGTTTCGGAGAAGAGATCTCGAAATGTATGCCATCGATTTCCTCAATTGAAATGATTTCTCCTTTTAGTGGGACTTTTGCGAAAATCAATTCAGCAGGATCGTTTGATGGTCATCCTCGTCTTGTTTCCATTTACCAGCCTGAGCTAGAAAGGATCTTAAGAAACGGTTTAAAACGTTTTCCTCATGTCTGCCTTTGGTCTGAATGTACATATAGTTCCCATATTGAAACAGATTCAAAAGTTATAATTAATATTAGTTATAATGGAGCAGATTGTAAAGTGACCACAGGTTACCTTCTTGGTTGTGATGGAGCCCACAGTCAAGTAAGAGAAAAGCAAGGTTGGAGTTTGAAGGGTTCTTCCTATAAAGAAGACTGGCTTATTTTGGATGTGGCAAAAATTCCCAAAACATTGGATAAAGTTGAATTTATTTGTGATCCGAAAAGACCGGTGGCCCATGTCCCTGGTCCTCATGGCTCTCAACGATGGGAATTCCTTCTTCGTAACGGTGAGAGAAGGGAAGATATGGAAAAGCCAAGCAAGGTTCGGGAACTAATGAAACCTTGGGGAGATGTTTCTTCCATGGAAGTGCAAAGAATCGCTGTGTACCGATTCCAAGCGAAAGTTGTGGATTGTATGGGGAATGGAAGAGTATTTTTACTAGGAGATGCCGCTCACCTAACTCCTCCTTTTGCGGGACAAGGTTTGGTGAGTGGACTGAGAGATAGTTTTAATCTATCTTGGAAGATTGCGGCAGTATTAAAAAAAACCGCCTCATCTAAAATCCTCTCGAGTTATCATATAGAAAGAAAACCACATGCAATGAAGACAATACGTTTAGCGGTTCTCTTAGGTTCAGTCATAATGACAAGAAGTAAGCTAAAAGCAATCTTTCGGGATATAGTATTTAAATTACTATATTATACACCTCTAAAACGTTATTTATTGGATTTGAGAATCAGACCAAAAAACTCTTTCAGTAATGGGCTTTTTTTAAAAAAGTCTACTTTATCAAAAAGCAACCTAACTCCAGGATCCATTTTTCCACAAACGCCGGTTAAGCTAAATGATGGATCTTGGAAATTATCGGATGATATTCTTGAACCGGCTCTCTATCTGGTTGGGTTTGGCAAACACCCTAGTTTTGTTTTGAGTTCGGACTCCTTATCGTTATGGAACCAAGTAGGCGGGAAAATATTATACATTTCAACTCAACAAAGTGCTTTTGAATCGGAATCCATGATTCCTGATGCGGAAGACGTAACTTCTACTTTTTTCTCTGCTTTCGGCGGAATGGAAAGGTTTGCGATCGTTCGCCCGGATCGAATTGTTGTTTCTGTTTTTTCTTCTGAAAATGCGAACGAAGCCATTCTCAACTTTTCGAAAATATATTCAGGTTCCAAGTTATGA
- a CDS encoding TetR/AcrR family transcriptional regulator: protein MMVTLKPKKILLPKKERTRAQIMNAALRLFAVKDAGETSIAEVAVEAEVANGTIYNYFKTKDELLDASALVLAEKMAADADLLMSEIQNEVERLAFGGILFLQRARKDSNWAWALIRVAAVAPKMSEILRAYPLRDMKKAISSGKFTIDSEESALGLYVGAIHYGIRNILEGRANQKSQDVDMIALVLKAFGISQASAKNIAQRAFDKAWK, encoded by the coding sequence ATGATGGTCACACTAAAACCTAAAAAGATTTTACTTCCCAAAAAAGAAAGAACCCGAGCTCAAATCATGAATGCAGCTTTACGTTTGTTTGCTGTAAAAGATGCAGGTGAAACTTCGATTGCAGAAGTTGCGGTAGAAGCAGAAGTTGCGAATGGAACAATTTATAATTACTTTAAAACGAAAGACGAATTATTGGATGCTTCAGCACTCGTCTTAGCTGAAAAGATGGCTGCAGACGCTGACTTATTAATGTCTGAAATTCAAAATGAAGTAGAGCGATTGGCGTTTGGGGGTATACTTTTTCTTCAGAGAGCGAGAAAGGACTCCAATTGGGCTTGGGCTTTGATTCGAGTTGCCGCGGTTGCCCCAAAGATGAGTGAAATCCTTCGCGCTTATCCGTTAAGAGATATGAAGAAAGCAATTAGTTCCGGAAAGTTTACGATTGATTCAGAAGAATCCGCCTTAGGATTGTATGTTGGGGCAATTCATTACGGAATTCGAAATATTTTGGAAGGAAGAGCAAATCAGAAATCACAGGATGTAGATATGATTGCCTTGGTATTAAAAGCATTTGGTATTTCCCAGGCATCCGCAAAAAATATAGCTCAACGAGCTTTTGATAAAGCATGGAAATGA
- a CDS encoding alpha/beta fold hydrolase: MKAQELHIKARDGYNLVGTHFTPDPATAKKNEDIIVINSAVGVRRSFYGPLAKFLSQNGYHVFLLDCRGIGDSGDPKSVDEGIYTWAILDLSALFTHIEENFPKSNLHVLGHSGGGWLMGFIHPPKNLKSMILLNVGDGYYGSFSFPKNLTIYLVWKYMIPREVKKYGILPTSKRYYGVPLPKNIALSWADYGLKKGFTENTSMNPHAKYFQDYKVPALAYSFSDDTVLPLSTILVMNQRFSGLNLLHKHIQPKEIDEKEMGHFGFIKPGQKKKLWLDLVDWLNHTTSSAQSSEEGVREKEIVLKKREERKIKALV, encoded by the coding sequence ATGAAAGCACAAGAATTGCATATAAAAGCGAGAGACGGATACAACTTAGTAGGAACCCATTTTACACCTGACCCCGCTACAGCTAAAAAGAACGAGGACATTATTGTAATTAACTCGGCAGTCGGCGTCAGACGATCCTTTTACGGACCACTCGCCAAATTCCTTTCTCAAAACGGATATCATGTATTTCTTTTGGATTGCAGGGGAATTGGGGACTCCGGAGACCCGAAATCAGTAGATGAAGGCATCTACACCTGGGCCATTCTGGATCTAAGCGCCTTATTTACCCATATAGAAGAAAACTTTCCGAAATCAAACTTACACGTATTAGGTCATAGTGGAGGAGGATGGCTTATGGGATTCATTCATCCTCCTAAAAATCTGAAATCGATGATTCTTCTGAATGTAGGAGACGGTTACTACGGGTCTTTTTCCTTTCCTAAAAACCTGACAATTTATTTGGTTTGGAAATATATGATTCCCAGAGAAGTTAAAAAATACGGAATTTTGCCGACAAGCAAACGTTATTACGGTGTTCCACTTCCGAAAAATATAGCCCTTAGTTGGGCGGATTACGGCTTAAAGAAAGGTTTCACTGAAAATACATCCATGAACCCCCATGCCAAATATTTTCAAGATTACAAAGTACCCGCTTTAGCGTATAGTTTTTCAGATGATACCGTTTTGCCTCTATCAACCATCCTAGTTATGAATCAAAGATTTTCAGGATTGAATTTACTTCATAAGCACATTCAACCGAAAGAAATTGATGAAAAAGAAATGGGGCATTTTGGCTTTATCAAACCCGGCCAAAAGAAAAAACTATGGTTGGATCTTGTTGACTGGCTAAATCATACAACAAGCTCGGCCCAGTCCTCTGAAGAGGGAGTCCGAGAAAAGGAAATCGTTTTAAAAAAAAGAGAAGAAAGAAAAATCAAAGCTCTTGTTTAA
- a CDS encoding nuclear transport factor 2 family protein produces the protein MTTQESNKKIVKEYFDLVSEQKLSEAFVLLADDLHWWILGNIPVSGDYDKRKISLGFKMLQRNFEKFTFLLGEMTAEEDRVSLIAESKAVRKSNSKLYNNHYHFLITLRDNRIVKVKEYFDTVHAVWVEEN, from the coding sequence ATGACAACTCAAGAATCAAACAAAAAAATAGTAAAAGAATATTTTGATTTGGTTAGCGAACAAAAGTTAAGTGAAGCATTCGTTCTGTTGGCGGATGACCTTCATTGGTGGATTTTGGGAAATATTCCTGTTTCCGGGGATTATGATAAAAGAAAAATCAGTCTCGGTTTTAAAATGCTTCAACGCAATTTTGAAAAATTCACTTTTCTTTTGGGAGAGATGACGGCGGAAGAGGATAGAGTGAGCCTGATCGCAGAATCAAAAGCCGTAAGAAAATCAAATTCAAAACTCTATAACAACCATTACCATTTTTTAATTACATTGAGAGACAATCGGATTGTAAAAGTGAAAGAATACTTTGATACCGTTCATGCTGTTTGGGTGGAAGAGAATTAG